One region of Trichoderma breve strain T069 chromosome 7 map unlocalized scaffold00007, whole genome shotgun sequence genomic DNA includes:
- a CDS encoding h-type lectin domain-containing protein, with amino-acid sequence MSLNLAPYNNGMRLGQGSSFNSYTQQICIDDAVVIDPDRIDNAVTNDGFTMRELRYGIGARANAARAAVEDQSEDDDEDEDGIQPQLQLPGAAPTPAALTGTDASGGTPAMIGPAPPTALDSMAIQLNQDVKTIAKLVEDIAKLETAIEEAVVPGSDDTKRDALLLEKKRMRLARLKTNGTGLKSKNPRGAARELSTRGPSQIVTYSSRFVNKISEITDDMNISGSLSIKYGSIGGSGKGSFIDTDKFKESDLNFFISVKVINQSINIKDALVFQGLPSVNKDNFRSVFGDCFISGFLEGGEFNALVSMKVLNKDKRTAVKAQAEIALSAGAADIKAQASVDMSKSNFSSQTETTVQVGWSGGGHIKPVDQLWTIQTLMETAAKFPDLVANSPQRTYAILTKYESLRSYMALKPPELKPMYYENAAIYTNSLLDAYMDYKNIYRTLGTQLFDIQAGTKKFGEWPQDVIKFADSSTLIETTDETPFPATIKGLDLARRACRFQMVKIVKEIDAIEERPDYAADEKRPEAIQSTIIFRERLPTVKEKEKVPYREIFGTNAPYPSLLERVDGDGTTDDEDAKAKSYAVDQPDVGVFQKLAPMVGSAQGTLFCNLDFVKPDFSLRTISVDVNDGVVIGISARYTNGLLAAVGTAGGNYRASLMVHHEDGEKIIACSIETGRVRGQDNAPLRVTAVRLYTNRGPDLLGNSEDWKPAVNGEGIRDGIQFENLSMKHFDPLLVNAQIKGFWGYGTTTPQISSKSGIFRLAPIWGNKVSTAAAVGNPMEDTIDPSTVTTDAEVQYFSGYRHLGWRGTVAGRCGTFQHNFSKPLPIVPTVIYGFLAIDVTNVNGPRVALSLPSVSETGYTLSAKSFLHGTQNLEASAMVLPNGKIPFQHGYVDASDNPGGRAANQNATISVTFSKRFKEQPKVLVWFTEISQPHTRKYLWTYTSNVTAVGMTVHIDTWDNNEFEVARVGWLAWPAEFDGKSVRAGYQQFTKDQAAKEEPWYNGSFSKEPKVFIGINYIDFPGDPTVPGPVPVFGKLEWATKDKVRWHGGTWGDANMTEMRFAWLAVE; translated from the exons ATGTCTCTGAATCTCGCGCCTTACAACAATGGCATGCGCCTTG GCCAAGG cagcagcttcaattCGTACACACAGCAAATCTGCATTGACGACGCTGTTGTAATTGATCCCGATCGCATCGACAATGCGGTTACCAATGATGGCTTTACCATGCGAGAGCTTCGGTACGGTATTGGTGCACGAGCTAATGCCGCCCGTGCTGCCGTTGAAGATCAGtctgaagacgacgatgaggacgaggacgggATTCAACCTCAGCTTCAACTACCCGGAGCGGCTCCAACACCGGCTGCTTTGACAGGAACTGATGCCTCAGGTGGAACACCAGCCATGATAGGACCTGCGCCCCCAACAGCTCTTGACAGTATGGCCATTCAGCTAAATCAAGATGTAAAGACGATAGCCAAGCTTGTCGAGGACATTGCCAAGCTTGAGACCGCCATCGAGGAAGCGGTTGTCCCCGGCAGTGACGATACAAAACGAgatgctctgcttctcgAAAAGAAGCGGATGCGCCTTGCTCGCCTCAAAACAAATGGAACTGGCCTAAAGAGTAAGAATCCTCGTGGTGCTGCGCGAGAGTTGTCTACGCGTGGCCCGAGCCAGATCGTCACGTATAGTTCACGCTTTGTGAATAAAATTAG TGAAATAACTGACGATATGAACATCTCCGGCTCTCTTTCGATTAAGTATGGTAGCATTGGTGGCTCCGGCAAAGGCTCTTTTATCGATACAGACAAGTTTAAGGAGAGTGACCTCAACTTTTTCATCTCCGTCAAGGTCATCAACcagagcatcaacatcaaggaTGCCCTCGTTTTCCAGGGCCTTCCCTCGGTGAACAAGGATAACTTTCGCTCAGTCTTTGGAGACTGCTTCATATCGGGTTTCTTAGAAGGCGGTGAATTTAACGCGCTTGTAAGCATGAAAGTCTTGAATAAGGACAAGCGCACGGCTGTCAAAGCCCA AGCAGAAATCGCCTTAAGCGCTGGGGCTGCGGACATCAAAGCTCAGGCCAGTGTTGACATGAGCAAGTCCAACTTTTCGTCCCAGACGGAGACGACTGTTCAGGTTGGCTGGTCGGGTGGTGGCCACATCAAGCCAG TGGACCAGCTTTGGACGATCCAAACCTTGATGGAGACTGCTGCCAAGTTCCCCGACCTCGTCGCGAACTCCCCTCAGCGTACTTA TGCTATCCTTACAAAGTATGAATCGCTCCGGAGTTACATGGCCCTGAAGCCCCCGGAGCTTAAGCCGATGTATTACGAAAATGCGGCCATCTACACCAACTCTCTGCTAGACGCTTACATGGACTACAAGAAC ATATACCGCACCCTCGGAACTCAACTTTTTGACATCCAAGCCGGCACGAAGAAGTTTGGAGAATGGCCCCAAGACGTGATTAAATTCGCTGATTCCTCTACCCTTATCGAGACCACCGACGAGACCCCTTTCCCCGCGACCATTAAGGGGCTTGACCTCGCCCGCCGTGCTTGCCGCTTCCAGATGgtcaagattgtcaaggAAATCGATGCAATCGAGGAACGTCCTGACTATGCCGCCGATGAAAAGCGCCCAGAGGCTATACAGAGCACCATCATCTTTCGCGAGCGACTTCCCACTgtcaaagaaaaggaaaaagtaCCATATCGTGAGATTTTCGGAACTAATGCCCCTTACCCTTCTTTGCTTGAGCGtgtcgacggcgacggcacgactgacgatgaggatgccaAGGCAAAGAGCTATGCTGTAGACCAACCTGACGTTGGCGTGTTCCAAAAGCTGGCACCTATGGTTGGTTCTGCCCAGGGCACTCTCTTTTGCAACTTGGATTTCGTCAAACCTGATTTCAGCCTACGCACCATCTCTGTCGACGTCAACGACGGCGTGGTTATCGGCATTAGTGCTCGATATACCAACGGCCTTTTAGCTGCCGTGGGAACAGCCGGAGGTAACTACAGGGCTTCACTTATGGTGCAccatgaagacggcgagaagATTATTGCCTGCTCAATTGAGACGGGCCGCGTCCGGGGTCAAGACAATGCTCCGCTCCGCGTAACCGCTGTTCGGCTTTACACCAACCGTGGCCCGGACCTCTTGGGTAACTCGGAAGACTGGAAGCCTGCCGTGAACGGAGAGGGCATCCGTGATGGTATTCAATTCGAGAATCTCTCCATGAAGCACTTTGACCCTTTGCTCGTCAATGCTCAGATCAAAGGATTCTGGGGTTACGGCACCACAACACCTCAAATCAGCTCCAAGAGCGGCATCTTCCGTCTGGCCCCGATCTGGGGTAACAAAGTG AGTACCGCTGCCGCTGTGGGCAACCCCATGGAGGATACAATCGACCCGTCTACAGTCACAACCGATGCAGAGGTTCAATACTTCAGTGGTTACAGGCATCTAGGCTGGCGAGGGACCGTAGCTGGTCGGTGTGGCACATTCCAGCACAATTTCTCCAAGCCGTTACCCATTGTCCCCACGGTCATCTACGGCTTCCTCGCCATTGATGTTACCAACGTCAACGGCCCTCGTGTTGCCCTTAGTCTCCCGTCTGTCTCAGAAACGGGATATACCTTGTCGGCCAAGTCCTTCTTGCACGGCACGCAAAATCTCGAGGCCAGCGCCATGGTCCTGCCAAACGGCAAGATTCCCTTCCAGCATGGTTATGTTGACGCAAGTGACAACCCTGGCGGCCGTGCGGCGAACCAGAACGCAACAATCTCAGTCACGTTTAGCAAGCGTTTCAAAGAACAGCCAAAGGTTCTTGTATGGTTCACAGAGATTTCGCAGCCACACACTCGCAAGTACCTGTGGACATATACCAGCAACGTCACGGCTGTCGGGATGACTGTGCATATTGACACATGGGACAACAATGAGTTTGAAGTGGCGCGTGTCGGGTGGTTGGCATGGCCGGCCGAGTTTGACGGCAAGTCAGTCAGGGCCGGGTACCAACAGTTCACCAAGGACCAGGCGGCGAAGGAGGAGCCTTGGTACAACGGCAGCTTTAGCAAAGAGCCAAAGGTGTTTATCGGTATCAACTACATTGACTTTCCGGGAGATCCAACTGTCCCGGGTCCTGTGCCGGTATTTGGAAAGCTCGAGTGGGCGACTAAGGACAAGGTGCGTTGGCATGGAGGAACGTGGGGTGATGCGAACATGACCGAGATGCGCTTTGCCTGGCTTGCGGTAGAGTAA
- a CDS encoding centromere kinetochore component CENP-T histone fold domain-containing protein, giving the protein MTGRGKGGKGLGKGGAKRHRKILRDNIQGITKPAIRRLARRGGVKRISAMIYEETRGVLKSFLEGVIRDAVTYTEHAKRKTVTSLDVVYALKRQGRTLYGFGG; this is encoded by the exons ATGACTGGAC GCGGCAAAGGTGGCAAGGGCCTCGGCAAGGGTGGTGCCAAGCGTCACCGCAAGATTCTTCGTGACAACATCCAGGGCATTACCAAGCCCGCTATCCGACGTCTCGCTCGTCGTGGTGGTGTCAAGCGTATCTCTGCCA TGATCTACGAGGAGACCCGTGGTGTCCTCAAGTCCTTCCTCGAGGGTGTCATCCGTGATGCCGTCACATACACTGAGCACGCCAAGCGCAAGACCGTCACATCACTAGACGTTGTCTACGCCCTGAAACGACAGGGCCGCACCCTGTACGGTTTCGGTGGTTAA
- a CDS encoding core histone h2A/H2B/H3/H4 domain-containing protein: MARTKQTARKSTGGKAPRKQLASKAARKSAPSTGGVKKPHRYKPGTVALREIRRYQKSTELLIRKLPFQRLVREIAQDFKSDLRFQSSAIGALQESVESYLVSLFEDTNLCAIHAKRVTIQSKDIQLARRLRGERN; encoded by the exons ATGGCCCGCACCAAGCAGACCGCCCGTAAGTCCACTGGTGGCAAGGCTCCCCGCAAGCAGCTCGCTTCCAAGGCTGCCCGCAAGAGCGCTCCCTCCACCGGAGGTGTCAAGAAGCCTCACCGTTATAAGCCTGGTACCGTCGCTCTCCGTGAGATTCGTCGCTACCAGAAGAGCACTGAGCTGCTGATCCGCAAGCTCCCCTTCCAGCGTCTG GTCCGTGAAATCGCTCAGGACTTCAAGAGCGATCTCCGCTTCCAGTCCTCCGCCATTGGCGCCCTCCAGGAGTCCGTCGAGTCTTACCTCGTCTCCCTCTTCGAGGACACCAACCTGTGCGCCATCCACGCCAAGCGTGTCACCATCCAGAGCAAGGACATCCAGCTCGCCCGCCGCCTCCGTGGTGAGCGCAACTAA
- a CDS encoding RNA polymerase rpb1, domain 5 domain-containing protein, whose translation MNIAQPVASEVESVEFTFLSAKEIQAISVKRIENESTFDNLLNPVPGGLYDPALGSWGDAPCATCNLNQSSCPGHPGHIQLPVPVYHPVFLDQAYRLLRATCVYCKGFRLPPKDLHKYTCQLRLLHHGLINEAHMVGSIGENDLAIEIKEALGEGDSEAEDENSGADGVTRQREKYVRQCLQGIKVKRGEVKRGKHEGANEMRREIIKDFLAEIIKKRVCSSCGGISPTYRKDRSVKIFEKSLSTKEKAKMAQKALKWGDAMTRVHHRRSATTKKSESNGDVTQINGSEDSPETQDIEMGDADDDFASEESAQRYISSMEVRARLEELFRKEQDLLSLVYNAKPPTQSSPKVTPDMFFITVVLVPPNRFRPEARTGDSQISEAQQNALYKNILGCCSSIARVYNEKRADITSMHQAWTELQDAVNSLIDKNKNPVQGAAAARNEDGIKQLLEKKEGLFRKNMMGKRVNYAARSVISPDPNIETNEIGVPPVFAKKLTYPEPVTSHNFKDMQQAVINGVDKWPGAFAIENENGQIVNLRNKSVDDRISLANQLLAPTNSSAARMKNKKVHRHLTNGDVVLMNRQPTLHKPSIMGHRVRVLPGEKTIRMHYANCNTYNADFDGDEMNMHFPQNEVARVEALQIADTDHQYLSGTAGKPLRGLIQDHISVSVALCSRDAVFTRSDFQQLIYSALRPESGHILGERLQLPPPAIIKPVPRWTGKQVISTILANIRPPNCGGLTMNENAQIKAEQWGTSSEEGTVLIQDGEFITGILDKSQIGPSSSGLIHAVHEIYGPSVAGKLLSSLGRLLTRYLSMRAFSCGMDDLRLTAEGEAARRRELVAADKMGLEIASKYVSLDKQEDSQNPLLLERLEEVMRDDSKQEGLDLLMNQGTKDITDAVQKALIPNGLEKNFPKNQMQVMTTSGAKGSRVNASLISCNLGQQVLEGRRVPVMVSGKTLPSFKPYDTNIRAGGYIVNRFLTGIRPQEYYFHHMAGREGLIDTAVKTSRSGYLQRCIIKGMEGLTVSYDTSVRDADGSLIQFLYGEDGLDVTKQNYLKDFRFILQNVTSEAAQLKYDPKVGERLGANRQAFQKYMKSAVRHAKLNDRKGKDPLTASFDPATNAFATSETFYEAMTTYLNDNADGLVKLNKKNAEMLFAMKYLRSLVEPGEAVGIVAGQSIGEPSTQMTLNTFHLAGHSAKNVTLGIPRLREILMTASKTISTPAMTLYPNAELSEEDTEIFTKSISVLRMSQVLDGVTVEEMVGKGKLRGLAKIYKIKLKFFPAAEYSTTYAVTVSDIMGTVEKKLLRTILSIMKREVKKRQSQSTMATPEIGVKAGVVEMARPEGVAEGGRDDDDDDDDEDDDDATGAKKRANRSEAVSYGPNDDDDDAIQNDMSKGAEDDSDDEDADNSTSQNKDDEDDEEDENKAPVSWSAKVRAERVLNAYAEVTDFQCDDKGGEWCDVTLEFDVNIPKVLMLNIVEDAVRQTVVQQVAGVGSCMVAQEKNEKVINTTGVNLRAMQRYSDFIDPHRIQTNDIAAVLEVYGVEACRANIVRELSGVFGGHGIKVDNRHLNLIADHMTRGGDFTAFSRMGLRGNVSPFTKMSFETTLGFLKDALLDGDWDDLTTPSSRLVMGKLGRVGTGGFDVLTQLPTYYVNSLA comes from the exons ATGAATATTGCGCAGCCAGTTGCCTCCGAGGTGGAGAGTGTGGAATTCACATTTCTCTCCGCCAAGGAAATTCAGGCCATCTCTGTGAAGCGCATCGAAAATGAAAGCACTTTCGATAACCTTCTCAATCCTGTACCAGGAGGCCTGTACGATCCGGCTCTGGGTTCATGGGGCGACGCACC ATGTGCTACTTGCAACTTGAATCAATCGAGCTGTCCGGGACATCCAGGTCACATCCAACTCCCAGTCCCCGTCTACCACCCAGTTTTCTTGGACCAGGCCTACCGATTACTTCGCGCAACTTGTGTCTATTGCAAGGGATTCCGTCTGCCACCAAAGGACCTTCACAAATATACCTGCCAGCTGCGCCTACTTCACCATGGCCTTATCAATGAAGCGCACATGGTAGGGTCGATTGGAGAGAATGACTTGGCAATCGAGATAAAAGAGGCGCTTGGCGAGGGAGACAGCGAGGCCGAGGATGAAAACTCTGGAGCCGATGGCGTTACTcggcaaagagaaaaatacGTTCGCCAGTGCCTTCAGGGCATCAAGGTCAAGAGGGGAGAGGTCAAGAGGGGAAAGCATGAGGGTGCCAACGAGATGCGCCGTGAAATCATCAAGGACTTCCTCGCCGAGATCATCAAAAAGCGAGTGTGCTCTAGCTGTGGAGGCATTTCCCCAACCTATCGAAAGGACCGGTCTGTCAAAATTTTCGAAAAGTCCCTCTCAaccaaggaaaaggcaaagatggcgCAGAAGGCCCTCAAGTGGGGTGATGCCATGACCCGAGTCCACCATCGCAGATCAGCAACAACGAAAAAGTCTGAGAGCAACGGCGATGTTACACAAATCAATGGCTCAGAAGACTCTCCCGAGACCCAGGATATTGAAAtgggagatgcagatgacgATTTCGCATCTGAAGAGAGCGCTCAAAGATACATCAGCTCCATGGAGGTGCGGGCACGGCTCGAGGAATTGTTCAGGAAAGAGCAAGATCTTCTCTCACTCGTATACAACGCCAAGCCTCCAACTCAGAGCTCACCAAAAGTTACCCCCGACATGTTCTTCATTACAGTTGTCTTGGTGCCGCCGAACCGTTTCCGACCTGAGGCCCGGACTGGAGATTCACAAATATCCGAAGCCCAGCAGAACGCCCTTTACAAGAACATTctcggctgctgctcaagcatTGCTCGTGTCTACAACGAGAAACGAGCAGATATCACAAGCATGCACCAAGCCTGGACGGAGCTTCAGGACGCTGTGAATTCACTAATCGACAAGAACAAAAACCCTGTGCAGGGCGCCGCTGCCGCGCGAAACGAAGATGGAATTAAGCAACTGcttgagaagaaagaaggtCTTTTCCGTAAGAACATGATGGGAAAGCGAGTCAACTACGCCGCCAGAAGTGTTATTTCTCCCGATCCCAACATCGAGACCAACGAGATTGGTGTTCCTCCGGTGTTTGCAAAGAAATTGACGTATCCTGAACCGGTCACCAGTCACAACTTCAAAGACATGCAACAGGCGGTTATCAACGGTGTAGACAAGTGGCCGGGAGCTTTTGCCATTGAAAATGAGAATGGCCAAATAGTCAACCTTCGCAACAAGTCCGTAGATGACCGTATATCTCTTGCCAACCAGCTGCTAGCGCCAACAAACAGCAGCGCGGCTCGcatgaagaacaaaaaggtCCATCGACATCTCACTAACGGTGACGTTGTTCTGATGAACCGTCAGCCTACACTGCACAAGCCGTCCATCATGGGTCACCGAGTCCGCGTTCTGCCAGGCGAGAAGACAATCCGAATGCACTATGCCAACTGTAATACCTACAACGCAGACTTTGACGGCGACGAAATGAACATGCACTTCCCACAAAACGAGGTAGCCCGTGTAGAGGCGTTGCAAATTGCCGATACCGACCACCAGTACTTGTCTGGTACTGCTGGAAAGCCCCTGAGAGGTCTCATTCAGGATCACATTTCCGTCTCAGTCGCTCTCTGCAGTCGAGACGCTGTTTTCACCCGGAGCGACTTCCAACAGCTAATATACAGTGCCCTTCGCCCTGAGAGCGGCCATATCTTGGGGGAGAGACTTCAGCTTCCTCCGCCAGCAATCATTAAGCCGGTGCCGAGATGGACAGGAAAGCAGGTCATCAGCACAATCCTCGCCAACATAAGGCCACCCAACTGCGGAGGGCTGACAATGAACGAGAACGCCCAAATCAAGGCCGAACAATGGGGTACATCATCGGAGGAAGGAACCGTCTTGATACAGGATGGCGAGTTCATAACAGGAATTCTCGACAAGTCTCAGATTGGACCTAGCTCAAGCGGTCTGATTCACGCCGTGCATGAGATATACGGACCTTCAGTCGCTGGCAAACTCCTTAGTAGCTTGGGCCGGCTGCTTACCAGATATCTCAGCATGCGAGCCTTTTCATGTGGAATGGACGACTTGAGGCTAACGGCTGAGGGAGAGGCAGCACGACGACGAGAACTTGTTGCGGCCGACAAGATGGGATTGGAAATTGCGTCAAAGTATGTCTCCCTAGACAAACAAGAAGACTCACAGAATCCACTCCTGCTTGAGCGCCTTGAAGAAGTCATGCGTGACGACAGCAAGCAGGAGGGTCTCGATCTCCTGATGAACCAGGGAACCAAAGACATTACAGACGCCGTGCAAAAGGCGTTGATCCCCAACGGCCTTGAGAAGAACTTCCCGAAGAACCAGATGCAGGTCATGACCACTTCAGGTGCCAAGGGATCCCGTGTCAACGCCTCCCTCATTTCCTGCAACTTGGGACAGCAGGTTCTGGAGGGTAGGCGTGTCCCAGTCATGGTTAGCGGAAAGACTCTGCCCAGCTTCAAGCCATACGATACAAATATTCGAGCAGGCGGCTACATTGTCAACCGATTTTTGACTGGCATCCGACCACAAGAGTACTACTTCCATCACATGGCAGGACGTGAGGGTTTGATCGACACAGCCGTCAAGACATCCCGTTCAGGTTATCTGCAGCGTTGTATCATCAAGGGAATGGAAGGCCTTACAGTCTCTTACGATACCTCAGTAAGAGACGCGGACGGTTCCTTGATTCAGTTCCTCTacggtgaagatggattgGATGTCACAAAACAAAACTACTTGAAAGACTTCCGATTCATCCTGCAAAACGTAACCTCGGAGGCGGCACAGCTCAAGTATGACCCCAAGGTTGGAGAACGCCTGGGCGCCAACCGACAGGCGTTCCAGAAATACATGAAGAGCGCCGTCCGACACGCCAAACTCAACGATCGAAAAGGAAAGGATCCCCTCACGGCCAGCTTCGATCCCGCCACGAACGCCTTTGCAACTTCAGAAACGTTTTACGAAGCCATGACGACTTACCTCAATGACAATGCCGATGGACTT GTgaagctgaacaagaagaacgcGGAGATGCTTTTCGCCATGAAATATCTCCGGTCGCTGGTGGAGCCTGGTGAGGCTGTCGGCATCGTGGCTGGCCAGTCTATCGGTGAGCCGTCTACGCAGATGACGCTGAACACTTTCCATTTGGCTGGTCACTCAGCAAAGAACGTCACACTGGGTATCCCCCGTCTGAGAGAAATCTTGATGACTGCCAGTAAGACAATTTCCACACCTGCCATGACGCTGTATCCAAACGCCGAGCTATCGGAGGAGGATACCGAAATTTTCACAAAGTCCATCAGCGTGCTGCGCATGAGCCAAGTACTGGACGGAGTCACCGTGGAGGAAATGGTTGGCAAGGGCAAGCTCCGCGGCCTCGCCAAGATCTACAAGATCAAGCTCAAGTTCTTCCCAGCTGCAGAGTATTCCACCACCTATGCAGTTACGGTGTCAGACATCATGGGCACAGTAGAAAAGAAACTTCTCCGAACTATTCTCTCCATCATGAAGAGAGAGGTCAAGAAGCGTCAATCCCAgtcgacaatggcgactCCCGAGATTGGCGTCAAGGCAGGAGTTGTTGAGATGGCCAGGCCCGAGGGAGTAGCGGAAGGTGGCcgagatgacgatgatgacgacgacgatgaagatgacgacgacgccacCGGTGCCAAGAAGCGCGCAAACCGAAGCGAGGCAGTCTCTTACGGACCtaacgatgatgatgatgacgctATTCAGAATGACATGTCCAAGGGGGCGGAAGACGActcagacgacgaggacgcgGACAACTCAACATCACAGAAcaaggacgatgaagatgatgaggaggacgagaACAAGGCCCCCGTGTCATGGTCCGCCAAGGTGCGGGCAGAACGCGTGCTCAATGCCTACGCGGAAGTAACAGACTTCCAGTGCGATGACAAGGGCGGCGAGTGGTGCGACGTGACGCTCGAGTTTGACGTGAACATCCCCAAGGTGCTGATGCTCAACATTGTCGAGGATGCAGTCCGCCAGACAGTGGTTCAGCAAGTTGCCGGCGTCGGATCGTGCATGGTGGCTCAGGAAAAGAACGAAAAGGTCATCAACACGACAGGCGTCAACCTCCGGGCGATGCAGAGATACAGCGACTTCATTGACCCGCACCGAATCCAGACCAACGACATTgcggcggtgctggaggTCTACGGCGTGGAGGCCTGCCGCGCCAACATCGTGCGAGAGCTGTCAGGCGTCTTCGGAGGCCACGGCATCAAGGTGGACAACCGACATCTCAACCTGATTGCCGACCACATGACGAGAGGCGGCGACTTCACAGCCTTTAGCCGCATGGGCCTCAGGGGCAACGTCAGTCCCTTTACCAAGATGAGCTTCGAGACGACGCTCGGGTTCCTCAAGGATGCCCTGCTGGATGGCGACTGGGACGATCTGACGACGCCGAGCAGTCGTCTGGTGATGGGCAAGCTGGGCAGAGTCGGCACCGGTGGATTCGACGTGTTGACCCAGCTGCCAACTTATTATGTCAACTCATTAGCGTAA
- a CDS encoding pre-mRNA processing factor 3 (PRP3) domain-containing protein, translating into MAALKARVAAAVGASRAKGGLNVGLHPALEDLGSWKPAGKSDTTNGQSHSSRGSPSHANGFDRGGAQDSLGKRLRDGPNPYFDDKAAAQEPTGRQRMPRQLAFNQKGKYIQQGNALRRQAALEAMKRRIAEQTRKAGIDEDLDVEKNFVVDAPPDIEWWDEGLVDGPTYNNIDDPSKLKITTPDSIVTEYIQHPVALEPPQERQAVTAKPMYLTSKEQAKIRRQRRMAELKEMQAKIRLGLVPAPPPKVKKGNLMRVLGDAAVKDPTAVEARVNREIAERYETHIEANEARKLTKEQKHEKNAANQQKDADKGIHVLVFKVNSLANGQHRYKIWRNADQLALSGTCIMHPKFSLVIVEGGQWSIKKYKKLMLNRINWTENAQARDPEKNNVAGRDWLSPEDSNGDLKDMSLNECKLVFEGEQKARGFKKWGSKICETDAEAREVLARAKMDSFWSLAKGIS; encoded by the exons ATGGCTGCCCTCAAAGCCCGTGTAGCAGCGGCCGTCGGCGCGAGCAGGGCAAAGGGTGGCCTGAATGTCGGACTGCATCCAGCTCTGGAAGACTTGGGCTCCTGGAAACCGGCTGGCAAGTCGGACACGACAAATGGCCAATCCCACTCATCACGAGGCTCACCATCACACGCCAATGGATTCGACAGAGGAGGCGCACAAGATTCACTCGGAAAACGGCTGAGAGATGGGCCCAACCCATACTTCGACGACAAGGCAGCTGCACAAGAACCTACTGGGAGGCAGCGGATGCCTCGACAACTGGCGTTCAATCAGAAAGGAAAATATATACAGCAGGGCAATGCTTTGCGTCGACAGGCCGCCCTGGAGGCCATGAAACGGCGTATCGCGGAGCAAACTCGCAAAGCCGGTATTGACGAGGATCTTGACGTGGAGAAGAATTTTGTCGTGGACGCTCCTCCAGATATAGAATGGTGGGATGAAGGCCTAGTGGACGGACCGACCTACAACAATATTGACGACCCTTCGAAGCTTAAAATCACGACTCCTGATAGCATAGTGACCGAGTATATCCAACACCCGGTTGCACTCGAGCCGCCTCAGGAGAGACAAGCTGTAACGGCAAAGCCCATGTACCTGACCTCGAAAGAACAAGCAAAGATACGACGCCAACGAAGAATGgcagagctcaaggagatgcaAGCCAAAATTCGACTTGGACTGGTGCCGGCACCGCCACCCAAAGTGAAGAAGGGGAATCTCATGCGAGTGCTGGGCGATG CTGCTGTCAAAGATCCTACCGCCGTTGAGGCCCGAGTAAACCGAGAGATTGCCGAACGATACGAGACTCACATCGAAGCCAACGAGGCACGAAAACTgacaaaagagcaaaagcacGAGAAGAATGCGGCAAACCAGCAGAAAGATGCTGACAAGGGCATCCACGTCCTCGTATTCAAAGTTAACAGCCTTGCCAATGGTCAGCACCGCTACAAGATATGGCGCAACGCTGATCAGCTGGCACTTTCCGGAACATGCATTATGCATCCCAAGTTCAGCCTGGTGATTGTGGAAGGCGGACAGTGGAGCATCAAGAAGTACAAGAAGCTCATGCTGAACCGCATCAACTGGACAGAAAACGCTCAAGCAAGAGACCCCGAGAAAAACAATGTGGCTGGGCGAGACTGGCTATCGCCAGAAGACTCCAATGGAGACTTGAAGGACATGTCTCTGAACGAATGCAAGCTAGTATTCGAGGGAGAGCAAAAGGCGAGAGGCTTTAAGAAATGGGGGAGCAAGATCTGTGAAACGGATgcagaggcgagagaagTTCTGGCCCGCGCAAAGATGGACAGCTTCTGGTCACTAGCTAAAGGCATCTCATGA
- a CDS encoding yippee zinc-binding/DNA-binding /Mis18, centromere assembly domain-containing protein, with amino-acid sequence MGLAYNTYLTSNKIYGCKTCKAHLANHEDIISRNFRGQHGKAYLFHRVVNIDTGDPNERNMTTGRHIVRDIACHQCKETVGWKYDKAFETSEKYKEGKFILEAELLCNVA; translated from the exons ATGGGTCTGGCCTACAATACCTACCTCACCAGCAACAAGATCTACGGTTGCAAGACATGCAAGGCGCATCTTGCTAACCACGAGGACATCATCTCTCGG AACTTCCGGGGTCAGCATGGCAAGGCCTACCTGTTCCATCGTGTCGTCAATATCGACACCGGTGACCCCAATGAGCGTAACATGACCACCGGCCGCCACATTGTCCGTGACATCGCCTGCCATCAGTGCAAAGAAACGGTGGGTTGGAAGTACGACAAGGCTTTTGAGACTTCTGAAAAGTACAAGGAGGGCAAGTTCATCCTTGAAGCTGAGCTGCTATGTAACGTCGCTTGA